In the Geobacter sp. FeAm09 genome, one interval contains:
- the lspA gene encoding signal peptidase II has translation MKNRWVIFSVIAVIGLIADQITKLYIDRSMQMFQSIPVIDGLFNITYVRNKGAAFSFLSHASWRLPFFIAISAIAAVVIVIAFNRLRNDQQLAQVSLAMIFSGAVGNLVDRVRLGEVIDFLDVYWKAHHWPAFNVADSLICVGVALLALDMLREEQRQKQAKA, from the coding sequence GTGAAAAATCGTTGGGTTATTTTTTCTGTTATAGCTGTTATCGGTCTGATCGCCGATCAGATCACCAAGCTGTACATCGACCGGAGCATGCAGATGTTCCAGTCGATCCCGGTCATCGACGGCCTGTTCAACATCACCTATGTGCGCAACAAGGGGGCCGCCTTCAGCTTCCTCTCCCACGCCTCCTGGCGGCTGCCCTTCTTCATCGCCATCTCGGCCATCGCCGCGGTGGTGATCGTGATCGCCTTCAACCGCCTGCGCAACGACCAGCAACTGGCCCAGGTATCCCTGGCCATGATCTTCTCGGGTGCCGTGGGCAACCTCGTGGACCGGGTCCGCCTGGGCGAGGTCATCGATTTCCTGGATGTGTACTGGAAAGCGCACCACTGGCCGGCCTTCAACGTCGCCGACTCGCTGATCTGCGTCGGCGTGGCCCTGCTGGCGCTGGACATGCTGCGGGAGGAACAGCGGCAGAAACAGGCAAAGGCGTAG
- the ileS gene encoding isoleucine--tRNA ligase, giving the protein MDYKDTLNLPQTDFPMKANLNQREPEILDKWAASGLYARLEESGRDKPLYVLHDGPPYANGHIHIGHALNKILKDVILKSKRMEGFRAPYVPGWDCHGLPIELQVEKNLGSKKHEISKLEMRRECRKYAEKFIAIQRDEFKRLGVLGEWDAPYLTMNYEYEGQTARELAKFAKSGGLYRGKKPVHWCSSCVTALAEAEVEYADHTSPSIYVRFALQDDVSAAIPALAGKQAFVVIWTTTPWTIPANLAVALHPEFDYVALDTDKGVLIVAEGLKDTFLKAVGLTGEVIATFKATALERKRCKHPFYDRDSIVLLGEHVTLEAGTGCVHTAPGHGQEDYELGLKEGLDIYNPVDNHGKYLQNLEFFGGQFVFAANPAVIEKLAEVGALLGQADIVHSYPHCWRCKKPIIFRATEQWFISMEAADLRKKSLEAIDQVQWIPKWGKERIYGMIENRPDWCISRQRSWGVPITAFSCKACGEYLADGATMDHVAGHFKEHSADVWFDWEAARLLPPGTKCPKCGATEFEKEMDILDVWFDSGVSHAAVLEPNPGLASPADMYLEGSDQHRGWFHSSLLESVGTRGRAPYRNVLTHGFVVDGSGRKMSKSVGNVVAPEEIIKKFGAEILRLWVAAQDYRDDIRISQEILSRLSESYRRIRNTTKYILGNINDFDPARDSVAYADMPEIDRWALHQLELLKEKVLASYGEYEFHVLYHAVNGFCTVEMSSFYLDILKDRVYTSRKDSLERRSAQTVMYRILDTLLRLIAPVLSFTADEAWQYLPGEHEDSVHLAAFPKLQPEAKDDKLVERWERIMKVRAEVSKALEQARVAKTIGHSLDAGVTICAEPELLAFLREYAADLAAIFIVSKVSLVDVMEGESHTAEILPGLRVQVSAAPGEKCERCWCYSEELGQDASHPAICPKCTKAVV; this is encoded by the coding sequence ATGGATTATAAAGACACACTCAATCTGCCCCAAACCGACTTTCCCATGAAGGCCAACCTGAACCAGCGGGAGCCGGAAATCCTCGACAAATGGGCAGCCTCCGGGCTGTATGCCCGCCTGGAGGAAAGCGGCAGGGATAAACCGCTCTACGTCCTGCACGACGGCCCCCCCTACGCCAACGGCCATATCCATATCGGCCACGCCCTGAACAAGATCCTCAAGGACGTGATCCTGAAGAGCAAGCGTATGGAGGGGTTCCGCGCCCCCTACGTGCCGGGCTGGGACTGCCACGGCCTCCCCATCGAACTTCAGGTGGAAAAGAACCTGGGGTCGAAAAAGCACGAGATCTCCAAACTGGAGATGCGCCGCGAGTGTCGGAAATACGCGGAAAAATTCATCGCCATCCAGCGGGATGAGTTCAAACGCCTGGGCGTGCTGGGGGAGTGGGACGCCCCGTACCTGACCATGAACTACGAGTACGAAGGGCAGACCGCGCGCGAGTTGGCCAAGTTCGCCAAGAGCGGCGGGCTGTACCGCGGCAAGAAGCCGGTCCACTGGTGTTCCTCCTGCGTCACGGCCCTGGCCGAGGCCGAAGTGGAATATGCGGACCACACCTCGCCGTCCATCTATGTCCGTTTTGCCCTGCAGGACGACGTTTCCGCCGCCATCCCGGCCCTGGCCGGCAAGCAGGCCTTTGTGGTGATCTGGACCACGACCCCCTGGACCATCCCGGCCAACCTGGCCGTGGCCCTGCACCCCGAGTTCGACTACGTGGCCCTGGATACGGACAAGGGGGTCCTGATCGTGGCGGAAGGGTTGAAGGACACGTTCCTGAAGGCCGTCGGCCTGACGGGGGAGGTCATCGCCACCTTCAAGGCGACCGCCCTGGAGCGCAAGCGCTGCAAACACCCCTTCTACGACCGGGATTCCATCGTCCTTCTGGGCGAGCACGTGACCCTGGAGGCCGGCACCGGCTGCGTCCACACCGCCCCCGGCCACGGCCAGGAGGACTACGAGCTGGGCCTGAAGGAAGGGCTCGACATCTACAACCCGGTGGACAACCACGGCAAGTACCTCCAGAACCTGGAATTCTTCGGCGGCCAGTTCGTCTTTGCCGCCAATCCGGCCGTGATCGAGAAGCTGGCCGAGGTCGGGGCGCTGCTCGGGCAGGCCGACATCGTCCATTCCTACCCCCATTGCTGGCGCTGCAAAAAACCGATCATCTTCCGGGCCACCGAGCAGTGGTTCATCTCCATGGAGGCCGCCGACCTGCGCAAGAAGTCGCTGGAGGCCATCGACCAGGTGCAGTGGATCCCCAAATGGGGCAAGGAGCGCATCTACGGCATGATTGAAAACCGCCCGGACTGGTGCATCTCGCGCCAGCGCAGCTGGGGCGTGCCGATTACCGCCTTTTCCTGCAAGGCCTGCGGCGAATACCTGGCCGACGGCGCCACCATGGACCACGTGGCCGGGCACTTCAAAGAGCACAGCGCCGACGTCTGGTTCGACTGGGAGGCCGCACGGCTTCTGCCCCCGGGTACGAAATGCCCGAAATGCGGAGCTACGGAATTCGAGAAGGAGATGGACATCCTGGACGTGTGGTTCGATTCGGGCGTCTCCCATGCCGCCGTACTGGAGCCCAATCCCGGGCTGGCCTCGCCGGCCGACATGTACCTGGAGGGGAGCGACCAGCACCGCGGCTGGTTCCACTCCTCGCTGCTGGAGAGCGTCGGCACCCGCGGCCGTGCCCCCTACAGGAACGTCTTGACCCACGGTTTCGTGGTGGACGGCTCCGGCCGCAAGATGAGCAAGTCGGTGGGCAACGTGGTGGCCCCGGAGGAGATCATCAAGAAGTTCGGCGCCGAGATTCTCCGCCTGTGGGTGGCGGCCCAGGACTACCGCGACGACATCCGCATCTCCCAGGAGATCCTGAGCCGTCTGTCCGAGTCCTATCGCCGCATCCGCAACACCACCAAGTACATCCTGGGGAACATCAACGATTTCGATCCGGCCCGGGACAGCGTGGCCTACGCCGACATGCCGGAGATCGACCGCTGGGCCCTGCACCAGTTGGAGTTGCTCAAGGAAAAGGTGCTGGCCTCCTATGGCGAGTACGAGTTCCACGTCCTGTACCATGCCGTGAACGGCTTCTGCACCGTGGAGATGAGTTCGTTCTACCTGGATATCCTCAAGGACCGGGTCTACACCAGCAGGAAGGATTCCCTGGAACGGCGCAGCGCCCAGACCGTCATGTACCGTATCCTGGACACCCTGCTGCGCCTGATTGCGCCGGTGCTCTCCTTCACCGCCGACGAGGCCTGGCAGTACCTGCCGGGCGAGCACGAGGACAGCGTCCACCTGGCCGCCTTCCCCAAACTGCAGCCCGAGGCGAAGGACGACAAACTGGTGGAACGCTGGGAGCGGATCATGAAGGTGCGGGCCGAGGTCTCCAAGGCCCTGGAACAGGCTCGCGTGGCCAAGACCATCGGCCACTCCCTGGACGCCGGGGTGACCATCTGCGCCGAGCCGGAGCTGTTGGCCTTTCTCCGCGAATACGCCGCCGACCTGGCCGCGATCTTCATCGTCTCCAAGGTCAGTCTGGTTGACGTCATGGAAGGGGAGAGCCATACGGCGGAAATCCTCCCCGGCCTGCGGGTACAGGTGTCGGCAGCGCCGGGCGAGAAGTGCGAGCGCTGCTGGTGCTACAGCGAGGAGCTGGGACAGGATGCGTCGCATCCTGCCATATGCCCCAAATGCACCAAGGCGGTGGTCTAG
- a CDS encoding transporter substrate-binding domain-containing protein yields the protein MRIITATLVLAAVLAADHGGAQAGREASAPEGRKVIAAVPADFPPTYYRDGRTGQAAGFAVDVMNAVARRAGIRVEYVFGQAWDEIQEMVLSGKADVIPNLTMDAARQRRFIFTSPVETLPVSLVVRQEEKIDRLERGMKVGVMKGSVSLAYLLERGDIVPIPYDSLQKLLFDLLSGRLDIIMTAAPNLMKLAMEAGIEDKLKVLEPPLIEAKRGMALRPADRELADRLNRAINQFVGTPEYRAIYATWWGKPKPFWTTRRVAEMAAVLVVVTALAMAGWRYHSISHLNGELEKALHAARNERRKAQAVLDSLSDGISIHGPDFRVLYQNPSNIRQVGAHGGEHCYRVLYGRDRVCDTCPVGECFADGLVHSTVRGQAGEGGQRFFDVAISPLFGEDGSVELVIESVRDITVRKRMEETLQQQAAQLEQEIAERERAQEGLAAKQRELEGVNEVLAKGINEAVAELRRKDQVMIQQSRLAAMGEMISNIAHQWRQPLNNIGLIVQNLQLAYDAGEVDAALVDQETGRAMDVIMYMSQTIDDFRKFFRRDQEKHAFVVNKSVAKLLKMVSASLEDAHIGVELEAEEAVTAVGYQNEYAQVLLNILGNARDVLVERHVADPRIRIRIGRENGRAVVVIRDNGGGMNGDVLPKIFDPYFTTKEPGKGTGIGLYMSKVIIEQNMRGRLLARNVDGGAEFRVEV from the coding sequence ATGAGGATCATTACCGCCACGCTCGTATTGGCCGCCGTCCTGGCGGCGGACCACGGCGGGGCGCAGGCCGGCCGCGAGGCTTCCGCTCCCGAGGGCCGCAAGGTCATTGCCGCGGTGCCCGCCGATTTTCCCCCCACCTATTACCGGGACGGCAGAACCGGACAGGCGGCCGGTTTTGCCGTGGACGTGATGAACGCGGTCGCCCGGCGGGCCGGAATACGGGTCGAATATGTCTTTGGCCAGGCCTGGGACGAGATCCAGGAAATGGTGCTGAGCGGCAAGGCCGACGTCATCCCCAACCTGACCATGGACGCGGCGCGCCAGAGGCGTTTCATCTTCACCTCGCCGGTTGAAACCCTGCCCGTCTCCCTCGTTGTCCGGCAGGAGGAGAAGATCGACCGCCTGGAGCGGGGCATGAAGGTCGGGGTGATGAAGGGGAGCGTTTCCCTCGCCTACCTGCTGGAACGGGGCGATATCGTGCCGATTCCCTACGACAGCCTCCAGAAATTGCTCTTCGACCTGTTGTCCGGCCGCCTGGACATCATCATGACCGCCGCCCCCAACCTCATGAAGCTCGCCATGGAGGCGGGCATCGAGGATAAGCTCAAGGTCCTGGAACCGCCGTTGATCGAGGCGAAGCGCGGCATGGCGCTCCGTCCGGCGGACCGTGAGCTGGCCGATCGGCTCAATCGGGCGATCAACCAGTTCGTCGGCACGCCGGAATACCGGGCCATCTACGCCACGTGGTGGGGAAAGCCCAAGCCGTTCTGGACGACGCGGCGCGTCGCCGAAATGGCGGCGGTGCTGGTGGTGGTCACGGCCCTGGCCATGGCGGGGTGGCGCTACCATTCCATTTCGCACCTCAACGGGGAGTTGGAGAAGGCGCTGCACGCCGCGCGGAACGAGCGGAGGAAGGCCCAGGCGGTGCTCGATTCCTTGAGCGACGGCATCAGCATTCACGGTCCCGATTTTCGGGTGTTGTACCAGAATCCGAGCAATATCCGGCAGGTCGGGGCGCATGGCGGCGAACACTGCTATCGGGTGCTGTACGGCCGGGACCGGGTCTGCGACACGTGCCCGGTGGGAGAGTGCTTTGCGGACGGCCTCGTCCACTCCACCGTCCGGGGACAGGCCGGGGAGGGCGGCCAGAGATTTTTCGACGTGGCCATCTCGCCTCTGTTCGGTGAAGACGGTTCGGTGGAGCTGGTCATCGAGAGCGTCCGGGACATTACGGTGCGCAAGCGGATGGAGGAAACGCTCCAGCAGCAGGCGGCCCAGCTCGAACAGGAGATCGCCGAACGGGAGCGGGCCCAGGAGGGGCTGGCCGCCAAACAGCGCGAGCTCGAAGGGGTGAACGAGGTGCTCGCCAAGGGGATCAACGAGGCGGTGGCCGAACTGCGCCGCAAGGATCAGGTCATGATCCAGCAGAGCCGTCTGGCTGCCATGGGGGAGATGATCAGCAACATCGCCCACCAGTGGCGCCAGCCGCTCAACAATATCGGGCTGATCGTCCAGAACCTGCAGCTGGCCTACGATGCGGGCGAGGTGGATGCCGCCCTGGTCGACCAGGAGACCGGCCGGGCCATGGATGTGATCATGTACATGTCCCAGACCATCGACGACTTCCGCAAGTTCTTCCGCAGGGACCAGGAGAAGCATGCCTTCGTCGTCAACAAGTCGGTTGCCAAGCTGCTCAAGATGGTGTCGGCCTCCCTGGAGGACGCCCATATCGGGGTGGAGCTTGAGGCTGAAGAGGCGGTGACCGCTGTCGGCTATCAGAACGAGTATGCCCAGGTGCTGCTGAACATCCTCGGCAATGCCCGGGATGTCCTGGTGGAACGCCACGTGGCGGATCCCCGCATCCGGATCCGGATCGGCCGGGAGAACGGCCGTGCCGTGGTGGTCATCCGCGATAACGGCGGCGGCATGAACGGGGATGTCCTGCCGAAGATCTTCGATCCGTATTTTACCACCAAGGAGCCGGGCAAGGGCACCGGCATCGGGCTCTACATGTCCAAGGTCATCATCGAACAAAACATGCGCGGCCGCCTTCTGGCCCGCAACGTGGATGGGGGCGCCGAATTCAGGGTCGAGGTCTGA
- a CDS encoding rod shape-determining protein, with protein sequence MLKIFDYLFGMFSNDLAIDLGTANTLVYLKGKGIVVREPSVVAVQKMPNGQQKVLKVGMEAKQMLGRTPGSITAIRPMKDGVIADFDITEEMLRYFIHKVHNRKTLVRPRIVICVPSGITQVEKRAVKESAESAGAREVYLIEEPMAASIGAGLPITEASGNMIVDIGGGTTEVAVISLAGIVYAQSTRMGGDKMDEAIVQYIRKKYNLQIGERMAESIKIEIGEAYPGPDVLSMSVKGRDLVSGIPKTIEVNSDEIREALKEAVNAIVDTVRICLEKTPPELAADIVDKGIFLAGGGAQLRNLDMLLREVTKVPVLIAENPLDCVVLGSGKVLDELNLLRRVAVTS encoded by the coding sequence ATGCTGAAGATATTCGATTACCTGTTTGGTATGTTTTCCAATGACCTGGCCATCGACCTGGGGACCGCCAATACCCTGGTCTACCTGAAGGGCAAGGGCATCGTGGTGCGCGAGCCGTCGGTGGTTGCGGTCCAGAAGATGCCCAACGGCCAGCAGAAGGTGCTCAAGGTCGGCATGGAGGCAAAGCAGATGCTCGGCCGCACCCCCGGTTCCATCACCGCCATCCGCCCCATGAAGGACGGGGTCATCGCCGACTTCGACATTACCGAGGAGATGCTGCGCTACTTCATCCATAAGGTCCATAACCGCAAGACCCTCGTGCGGCCCCGCATCGTGATCTGCGTTCCTTCCGGCATCACCCAGGTCGAGAAGCGCGCCGTCAAGGAATCGGCCGAATCGGCCGGCGCCCGCGAAGTCTACCTGATCGAGGAACCCATGGCCGCTTCCATCGGCGCCGGCCTCCCCATTACCGAGGCGTCGGGCAACATGATCGTCGATATCGGCGGCGGCACCACCGAGGTGGCGGTCATCTCCCTGGCCGGCATCGTCTACGCCCAGTCCACCCGCATGGGGGGCGACAAGATGGACGAGGCCATCGTCCAGTACATCCGCAAGAAGTACAACCTCCAGATCGGCGAGCGCATGGCCGAGAGCATCAAGATCGAGATCGGCGAGGCCTATCCCGGCCCCGATGTCCTCTCCATGAGCGTCAAGGGGCGCGACCTGGTGTCCGGCATCCCCAAAACCATCGAGGTGAACTCGGATGAGATCCGCGAGGCCCTCAAGGAAGCGGTCAACGCCATTGTGGACACGGTGCGCATCTGCCTGGAAAAGACCCCGCCTGAACTGGCGGCCGACATAGTGGACAAGGGCATCTTCCTGGCCGGCGGCGGCGCCCAGCTCCGCAATCTGGACATGCTGCTGCGCGAGGTGACCAAGGTGCCGGTGCTCATCGCCGAGAACCCCCTGGACTGCGTCGTGCTCGGCTCGGGCAAGGTCCTGGACGAATTGAACCTCCTCCGCCGGGTCGCCGTCACATCGTAA
- a CDS encoding glycosyltransferase family 2 protein — translation MTNPAIDIIVPVWNSPFETRACLAAIIRHSPGARMIIVDNGSSRETELMMEEFSEPLGEQGLFIKSERNIGLVPAINMGLAHSNSDLAVVVRPHVLVSHGWLDGLREAALGVPGPPVGIVSPVFSGSGAAPLLAINNRRDCPSIETFSVSFSALLLKREMRLRIGDFDEGLDSGEWCLTDYVRRAWSKGYRTCVTSRSHLVCGQEPVFGSDERREGKARIGREHYQEQWGVSRHYGVYFGADTDAASLADAVATIRAGARQGHRFTLVLHRRQAREFCRCGWNCLHAGMEIARLSLLMPQRDLVRTIGSLRENVPGMIMVRWEDDAPVAGMEMAIPFAEMAALLGNV, via the coding sequence ATGACCAATCCCGCCATCGACATAATCGTTCCGGTCTGGAACAGCCCCTTTGAAACCCGCGCCTGCCTGGCCGCGATCATCAGGCACTCTCCCGGGGCGCGCATGATCATCGTGGACAACGGCAGCAGCCGGGAAACCGAGCTGATGATGGAGGAGTTTTCCGAGCCGCTGGGGGAACAGGGGCTGTTCATCAAGTCCGAGCGCAACATCGGGCTGGTGCCGGCCATCAATATGGGACTGGCCCATTCCAACAGCGACCTCGCCGTCGTTGTCCGTCCCCATGTCCTGGTCAGCCACGGGTGGCTGGACGGTCTCAGGGAGGCCGCCCTGGGCGTCCCGGGTCCCCCGGTCGGCATCGTCTCGCCGGTCTTCAGCGGCAGCGGGGCCGCGCCGCTCCTTGCCATCAACAACAGGCGCGACTGCCCGTCCATTGAAACCTTCTCGGTGTCGTTTTCTGCCCTGCTGCTGAAGCGTGAGATGCGCCTGCGGATCGGCGATTTCGACGAAGGGCTGGACAGCGGCGAATGGTGCCTGACCGATTATGTCCGCCGGGCCTGGAGCAAGGGATACCGTACCTGCGTCACGTCGCGCTCCCACCTGGTGTGCGGTCAGGAGCCGGTCTTCGGCTCGGATGAGCGCCGGGAGGGCAAGGCCCGCATCGGCAGGGAGCACTATCAGGAACAGTGGGGCGTCAGCCGCCATTACGGCGTCTATTTCGGTGCCGACACGGATGCGGCCTCCCTTGCCGATGCCGTGGCAACCATCCGGGCAGGGGCGCGCCAGGGACATCGCTTCACGCTGGTGCTGCATCGCCGCCAGGCCCGGGAATTTTGCCGGTGCGGCTGGAATTGCCTGCATGCCGGCATGGAAATCGCCCGGTTGTCCCTGCTCATGCCGCAGCGGGACCTGGTGCGCACCATCGGGTCGCTCCGGGAGAACGTCCCCGGGATGATCATGGTACGCTGGGAAGACGATGCGCCGGTCGCAGGCATGGAGATGGCCATTCCCTTTGCCGAGATGGCGGCGCTCCTCGGGAACGTATGA
- the gmhA gene encoding D-sedoheptulose 7-phosphate isomerase, which produces MVGDVKAQLQAHRALFEVMERDMAPLIAEMAALLTSALKSGGKLLVMGNGGSAADAQHFAAEIVGRFKMERRALPAVALTTDTSILTAIGNDYGFEAVFSRQVEALAAAGDVVVGISTSGNSPNVLKAFQAARERGCRTVGLLGRDGGSIKGGCDLALVVPSDDTPRIQEGHIAIIHIVCDLVERSLFG; this is translated from the coding sequence ATGGTTGGAGATGTGAAGGCCCAGTTGCAGGCCCATCGGGCTCTGTTTGAAGTAATGGAGCGGGATATGGCGCCGTTGATCGCCGAGATGGCGGCCCTGCTTACCTCCGCCCTCAAGAGCGGCGGAAAGCTGCTGGTGATGGGCAACGGGGGATCGGCCGCCGACGCCCAGCATTTCGCGGCCGAGATCGTCGGCCGCTTCAAAATGGAGCGCCGGGCCCTGCCGGCCGTGGCGCTCACCACCGACACCTCCATCCTCACCGCCATCGGCAACGACTACGGTTTCGAGGCGGTCTTCAGCCGCCAGGTCGAAGCCCTTGCCGCTGCGGGCGACGTGGTGGTCGGCATCTCCACCAGCGGCAACTCCCCCAATGTGCTCAAGGCCTTCCAGGCGGCACGGGAGCGCGGCTGCCGCACCGTCGGCCTCCTGGGGCGCGACGGAGGGAGCATCAAGGGCGGCTGCGACCTGGCGCTGGTCGTCCCTTCCGACGATACCCCCCGCATCCAGGAGGGGCACATCGCCATCATCCACATCGTCTGCGACCTGGTGGAACGGTCGCTGTTCGGGTAA
- a CDS encoding DUF948 domain-containing protein, which translates to MTLTGIVLIIISAALCIMVLAFIPTLLAVKRTAISLGALSEMVHKELKPALQELTAVLTELKTVGGGVAEHTDDVKRFMTALGEAGDNLHTINRSVGVVTGVLNTTSTWAVGAKVAGQYLVERYLKKRGGK; encoded by the coding sequence ATGACCCTGACCGGAATTGTGCTGATCATCATCTCGGCGGCGCTCTGCATCATGGTGCTCGCTTTCATTCCGACGCTGCTGGCCGTGAAGCGGACAGCGATCTCCCTGGGGGCGCTGTCGGAAATGGTACATAAGGAGCTGAAACCGGCCCTTCAGGAACTGACGGCGGTTTTGACCGAGTTGAAGACCGTGGGCGGCGGCGTGGCCGAACACACGGACGATGTCAAACGTTTCATGACGGCGCTGGGCGAGGCCGGCGACAACCTGCACACCATAAACCGGTCGGTAGGGGTGGTTACCGGGGTGCTCAACACCACCTCGACCTGGGCGGTCGGCGCCAAGGTGGCGGGGCAATACCTGGTGGAACGCTATCTAAAAAAACGGGGAGGAAAATGA
- a CDS encoding YtxH domain-containing protein — translation MSDDEKGISAGTVMVSFLAGAALGAGLALLYAPKSGKEMRETIADLTEDAVDKIKEYAKEAQDKIKTAIEDGKETIVEKKSILASAIEAGREAMHKEKERTSAS, via the coding sequence ATGTCTGACGACGAAAAAGGAATTTCCGCAGGGACGGTAATGGTGTCATTTCTGGCCGGAGCGGCTCTCGGCGCCGGGCTGGCGTTGCTGTATGCGCCCAAGAGCGGCAAGGAGATGCGCGAAACCATCGCCGATCTGACCGAGGATGCGGTTGACAAGATCAAGGAATACGCCAAGGAAGCCCAGGACAAGATCAAGACGGCCATTGAGGACGGCAAGGAAACCATCGTGGAGAAGAAGTCCATCCTCGCCTCGGCCATCGAAGCGGGCCGGGAAGCGATGCACAAGGAGAAGGAGCGCACCTCCGCGTCCTGA
- a CDS encoding lytic transglycosylase domain-containing protein: protein MKHIVIAIALVACSLPAGATEPVQPLLTELTSPTVPSLPALEQVALVPRDELTDDEEEPQQDASELFTLEELKDKGGDAAELALPDVELPQADIPLALNSKVEYFLTYFQTRGKQSFSRWLSRSSRYIPMMKEILKREGMPEDLVYVAMIESGFHLQARSVANAVGPWQFISGTGRRYSLRIDQWVDERKDPLKATVAAALYLKELYGMFNGDWYLAAAGYNAGENKILRAISMYNTSDFWELSRGSYLKRETKEYVPKLLAAAIIAKDPARYGFSDVAYLSPIEFDTVKVPSRTDLELVAKLTGTTYETIKELNPDLRHWSTPPNYPDYELKVPKGTKLQFEAAYAKVPEGQRYTEKTLYTHYRARKKDSLKGIARRYSTTPDVLAELNGLSRKSRIAGKTLVVPARQTVDFSHEGRSAAAEAKGGYAKYYTVKKGDTLTSLAKRFNVSSKLLSVWNNLKGKVALKPGRRIIIAKFTEKNGEMVPEARKS, encoded by the coding sequence GTGAAGCATATCGTCATTGCCATAGCCCTGGTCGCCTGCTCGCTGCCGGCAGGCGCCACGGAGCCGGTCCAGCCCCTGCTGACCGAGCTGACCAGCCCCACTGTCCCGTCATTGCCCGCGTTGGAGCAGGTGGCGCTCGTCCCGCGCGACGAGTTGACGGATGATGAGGAGGAGCCGCAGCAGGACGCCAGCGAACTCTTTACCCTTGAGGAACTCAAGGACAAAGGAGGCGACGCGGCCGAACTGGCACTGCCCGATGTGGAACTCCCCCAGGCCGACATCCCCCTGGCCCTCAACAGCAAGGTCGAATATTTCCTCACCTATTTCCAGACCAGGGGGAAGCAGTCCTTCTCCCGTTGGCTCTCCCGGTCATCCCGCTATATCCCCATGATGAAGGAGATTCTCAAGCGTGAGGGGATGCCGGAGGACCTGGTCTACGTGGCCATGATCGAAAGCGGTTTCCATCTGCAGGCGCGTTCGGTGGCCAACGCCGTGGGGCCGTGGCAGTTCATCTCCGGCACCGGCCGGCGCTATTCCCTGCGCATCGACCAGTGGGTCGACGAACGCAAGGACCCGCTCAAGGCCACGGTCGCCGCCGCCCTGTACCTGAAGGAACTCTACGGCATGTTCAACGGCGACTGGTATCTGGCCGCCGCCGGCTACAACGCGGGCGAAAACAAGATCCTGCGCGCCATCAGCATGTACAACACCAGCGACTTCTGGGAACTCTCCCGCGGCTCCTATCTCAAGCGCGAGACCAAGGAGTACGTCCCCAAGCTCTTGGCCGCGGCCATCATCGCCAAGGATCCCGCCCGCTACGGTTTCTCCGACGTGGCCTACCTGTCGCCGATCGAGTTCGATACCGTCAAGGTCCCTTCGCGCACCGACCTGGAGTTGGTGGCCAAGCTGACCGGCACGACCTATGAGACGATCAAGGAGTTGAACCCGGATCTGCGCCATTGGTCCACCCCCCCCAACTACCCCGACTATGAACTCAAGGTCCCCAAGGGGACGAAACTGCAATTCGAGGCCGCTTACGCCAAGGTCCCCGAGGGGCAGCGCTACACCGAAAAGACGCTCTACACCCACTATCGGGCCCGCAAAAAGGATTCGCTCAAGGGGATCGCCCGCCGGTACAGCACGACCCCGGATGTGCTGGCCGAATTGAACGGGCTTTCCAGGAAGAGCCGTATTGCCGGCAAGACGCTGGTCGTTCCGGCCCGGCAGACGGTTGACTTCAGCCATGAGGGGCGTTCCGCCGCCGCCGAAGCCAAGGGCGGCTATGCGAAGTATTATACCGTGAAGAAGGGCGACACCCTGACCTCCCTCGCCAAGCGTTTCAACGTTTCCTCCAAACTCCTCTCGGTCTGGAACAATCTGAAGGGCAAGGTTGCCCTGAAGCCGGGCCGGCGCATCATTATTGCCAAGTTTACCGAAAAGAACGGAGAAATGGTGCCTGAAGCACGGAAAAGCTGA